The genomic DNA ATTTTTCCCAAGAAAGCAATCAAAGTCTGCCCTACGCTTAGGAAGTGAGGGAGAAGAGTGGAACAAGCAGACTGATCAGACCATTACGACTAACCCCCAACTCATAAACctctgaaaattatggacgtatctcgatgaccaagactagtcaccagggctgcaccattagtcttgtctTGTTGTAGGTTCgtcctgtccatagctttcttgaagctcaagaaaacgcgattttcaacatatgtctggcagccctgatatcttgactaacaaatcggaccaaagtttctgcagacagcctaaaggtaattgcggctgaattggccttttgttatgactagttttggtcgaggtacgtccataattttcactGGTCTATGCCTAACATTATACCAGCATGGTGCAAATTGACCAGGGCACCTTGTCTATACTTCATACAAGAGTATCTCCGGTTTACCCTACAAAGAGTGATGAGATCAAGCTGATGGCAATTACAAACTAATCGTCATTAAAGTTACATAGCAGATGATGTGCCCAATTCAGCAGACCAGTGGAGGATTTCGGGCCAAACTTCAATTGCATGCATCGCGAACTTTGAAAACAGTTGCTTAAATAAACAACTAGATGTAGATGAAAGTGCGATATGAGGCTCAACCCTTAGACTTTAGCACTTACAGAACAATCGAAATCCAATGCCGTTTTTTTGATTGACATAAATCAAGTATGGAAATCAATTGTTTGTATATTTCAGTCTGTTATCATAGGCCAAACTGTTTCAGTCGAGAGCTTGTTAATGAACCCAAATGCAAAGTTGGCTCAAAGGCCAGAGGTGTCAATCTCGTTCAAATAACCACAAACTCGTTCTCGATCCGCCTTTGTGTACCGTTTTAGATAAGCCGGGCTAATCGTGGCCAACTCCGAGCTCGTTGCTGTGGCTGATCCGGCCAAACCTCTCTCCCACTCGCAAGCCAACATGTCAATAATGCTCTCCTCCAGATCTGTAATAACAGCACACTTTTTTCCAGTTGAAATCAGGTTTCAGAAGTAGCGCTCGTTGTTTTCAACTGTACCGGCAATGGGCATGTCCACAAATTTCATATCTTTCTTGTTAGCGAAAGAGAATTTGACCTCTGAGCTCGCTGAATGGTATTGTGGGTGGTGAGGACTGTTCTGGAAATGGTGTTCCACAGCTGTTCCAAGAGAAAAGAACTAAATCTGTAACTTTTGATTCATAATAAACTGTAGCTAGAAGCATGCAAAATGTAGTACAGTATTAGTTTTACATATGACTTTAGAATGATTAAACATAAAGCCAAAATGATGGTGGTCAGTTAGTAAACATTGAGGTTAATCTCGgtttattttgattgaattgatggaCAATGTAGGGTGTAGATATGTGGTTAACTGTTTTCAGCTACAATGATATCTTTCCTTGATCGTTGTTGCGACAAAAAGTGATGAAGTTTGTGTTCTTGTCTATATCGATATTCACAGGTTAGGGGCCGGGAGGACATTTTTGCCTACTAAGCCCAGTTTTCGCAAATCTCATTTTTGATCGATTTGCGTTTTTTTACTTGTACTTGTAATTGTCAGTGGTATATAAAGGGGGCATTGGGAGCATTTCAACCTggaaatggttctttttcaaattttgattacAACCACCTGAAGGGCGCACGTAAGCGTCCCCAGGTTTgagtttagaaaaaaatgcttgataTCACCTTTTTTAGCATGCTTTTGGCGCCCACAAAGCGGTGTTTcacctttttaaaaaatcagtCTTACATGCAGCACACTGTGACTTGGCTAGCGTGGCAGCCTTCGGCGGTCTCATTCAACGAGACTCTAAAAGCTCTAAGTTAAAGAGTCTCATTCAACGAGACTCCCGATAGTAGAGGGAAAATGGGGCtgccaaaacacttcaatCACCTTGtggttgattttcaaattaggtttTTAACCATGTTATGGTTGATTGTAAAACTGCAATGTCCTGTTTTAAAATGGTGGTTTATCGTATTTCTCATGAGAGTTCTGACTTTATCCTGACCTAATTAACATTGAACTGAATCACACAAAAAGACACATGCTACCTACAAATAAGTCGAAATTTCACATTTCCATCGCATTTATTTGCTCCATTTGCTCATTTACAATAGTGCAGCCATTGTTTTGGCAGAAGATGCCAAATCCTCTGCCACGTGGGCAGCTCGCAAGCCCTGACGAGTTGGCGAGGtatttaaacatgtcttaaagtacaacagctgaaaagtgctaattaggttttcttgataaagcaagaatttgctctaaacacagtCAGTTAATATCCTTTTGCTAGTAATATTATTTGTataaaattgtttcagaaacatcttgaccaaatttcaagtgatttgacgcgtttgttatgaaacaATTGTTCTCACTTTGcgaatggccctcaatccaaaagtagacaaacTAGCTgtgagctacatattgttctttaaactcatatgAATGCTTCATCGTTTTTCGTGGCTTTAGTAAAGTTTGcaacacccaatttgagattttgtgacACAGGTACACCAAAgtaaaagtgcaaagaaaataatccatttggtacagcctcttttcaacacaactgGCCATTTAACTTCAGTGAGTTATTGGtagttgacaaattcattagatAAAGTATTGTAAAGTTTATTACTTAGTAACtctgttttggctcaattgaaatttaatcaTAAAAACTCGATGGTGTACTGTAGAGTGGTGTACAAATTTCACACTTACTATGGATTAAAAAACAATAGCAATTTATAatatctgtgaatcaaatattttcattttcttaattattGGGCCTGtttctttgatattttgccttatttaaagaaaatattatttctctATTTCACCAAAAGCAGTTGAATATTTGCAGTGTCTCTAGTGATGAGAGTTCTGATATAGCAGTTAATAGTAATGCCGCCACACAAATAACTGAATTAatttatcatcaaacttgatgtatgagttgCTCaagcaataaacaataaaaacctatattgcattgttgttgcagccTATCACCCTATAGAGCCCTCAATAGGAGTattgggatcaaatgattatcaaaattaaatgaagggtaccAGAATGATTGGAAATTAAAGGCAATAgttaatttccaagtaatgagttattatcaatcaaaaagattgcctaagtttgatgtgagaataatcaggGTAAAATTTTGAGGCAagctaatggtttcccaacatCCATTACTAATGTGATATCATAGGAAACAAAACAACTCTAGTAACATCCTTCTGTGATTACCTATTTGATGGTATCAATAATCCAAAACAGCACTGTAAACGCATTTACATTGTTGTCTAGGGTTGttaattctctttctttacGCAAGAACTAACGTTAGTACAGGGTTTactaacgctgtctttccttttttgccgcgagatgtctcattatgaaacaagcagtgCTTGTACTTTGGCACTCGCCAATCATAAGGAAAGAAACGAAGGCTTATAAAATCTTTAGTAATACTAAAAGAGACCGATGTTGATCTGTTATGAAATTACGGTGAGTCATAGTGAAATTTCAGGGCTTTTACAATTTATGGAAGAAACAATCGCTGTCACATCAATTAAGCTAACTGCGTTTGTGTACGGTTTCATGGAGAAtcgtttttggaacaaatgaacATTAGTCTTTTATGCAAATCATGTTAAAGTTatataaattttcaaaatatcattcCGTACTTTTATGGTATAATAGGTAAAATTATGAGGCGTAATTATCTATCAACTATTTAGTCCACTTTTCACTTCATGGTTCACTTTTGCGTTACCAAACCTAACGAACATAAATAATTATAAATATCTCTAAAATGACTGTTGCAGCTACCACAACTATGGGATTAGGTTCTTGTTGGGCTAGAAACTTAAGGCTGAAAAAATTTGGACACTCTAAGGTTTGGTCTTTATTAACGTTTATATCTTAAAACCCTAATTATAATTTAAGTGACTAAAGCAAGCTCAAAGAATGACAATATTTGACTATACTGAAACTATTGAGTTCTAACCTACTAGAAAATAAAATAGAACAATGTCTGAGAGTCATAGTCGTACTCTTTCTTTAGATTACAGGTATTTAACTAGGTTACACTTGATCAGGCTATtatagatttaaaaaaatgacaggCCCATTGACTGATTGGAACAAACGCGGTATCGTACTTGGCGGTTCATTAAAAAATAAGGGAGCTATAAGCCATAGAGTAAAATCCACACTTTAGAGGAGACGCACTGTAATCTTTTGAACTGCGATATGTATAGAGCTCATCAGATTGTATGAAAGAATAACATATGAGCCATGCGCACATTCATGGTAAGTATTTTTTGAAGTCTCGAAGTGTGTAAGGTTGTTAGAAACAGATATAATAACTAGTTTTTCCCTTTTGGCTACATTCGCCGCAATATCCTGATACAAAAAGATGCCCAGAACTTGGTAAGAGTTCTTGCCTAATGTCAAGGGAGGTTAGATCTAAGCTATTACAATCACTGCAGGGATGCTCACACAGTAATAATCTCACGTGTAATCCATGGATAGTAAACAATGTGCAATGCGTaatgaagaacaaaaagattGACTAATAGGTGATTGCGTCTAAGTCTCACAATTATATATTGGCGAAATGCTTCTCCTCCTTTTCAGAGCTATGATATTACATAAGATCATAAAATGCACTCACAAACACACTTTGATATGTTTAAGTGAAGCTAGTAAATCTCTTAAATTTTTGGAACCAAGCACCGACTTTGGTTATGAACCAAATGGTCCCAGAGCATGATGCAAAAATTCAACACAAAAAAGAGAGAATCCAACTTGAAACATAGACATTATTACTTCTCTCAATGAAGCGTAGATCAGATAACATTTGCATTGATGTAAAACGTTTAGCTTGCTAAATGACGCATTATCAATGGTCAGAATTCAAGAGAATTGCTCGCTTGCTGGGCGCTCTTCCTTAATTGTTTGAGCTAAGAAACCTTGAGAACTTAAATAGTGCATGACCATTAAAAACTGCTTGTTGCTTCTTGTGAGTGAAAATTTATAATTGTTCattaaaaaagattgaaaaccCAAAAACTGGACTTGCCTTGTCTCCAGATTTCCGTGTCATTTCTTTGCCACACCCATCGGTCCGTGTAACCAACGACTTCGATGAAACTGAACTTGGTATCGTCATGGTGAACTATTTGCTCCTCGAGTACATTTGGAAAGCATTTTCGGAATCGTTGATACACTTTGCTGATAAATTTCTTGTGCGATGTGACAatcgaaaaatgatttttggcGCCGAAGTTCTCCCACAAATCTCGACAATCCTGGTCAAACAGTGATTCATCCCCCTGCAAGAGGATCTCGATGGTTTTGGACTGCCTTGAGGGTTCCCAAGCCATGAAGTAATCGGTGTTCAGGTAGGCCTGACCACATTGTATTTTTTCCCTCCCCATTGAGAATAAGAGACACCGAAGTGAACGGAGGTTGGAATGAAACTGCGGACTCACATGTTGTACTTTAAAATGAGAATTATCAAACGTCGAACTTAGACGGCCCGGGGCAGAATAGACCGGgtgaatattcattttctaAACATACGTACTTCCTGTCAAATGTAAAGAGTAACTTAAAGATACGTCGATGTATTCGTACATTGTACAGAGTGTTTTCGAAAATAGAAATGCCAAAATTGGTATAAGAAATTAGTAGCACTTATCATGTGGTCAACGTTTGATGCAAAACGGTTAATAAAACAAAGGAACATGATCAGATATTTCATTAAAACCTGTTTCGATTATTTTTCACCCTCAATTTAAGATTTTATTTGGGGCAGTTATTGTCTGTAATTTTCAGTGATAAAAATGAAGCTCGCTTTAGGGTACAACATACGAAACAAGAGGTTCCGCAGAAAGTTCCGAAATATAAGCATCTAATAACAAAAgcaatggaaacaaaaacatccaaaatcgATGCAGATGTATTTCTTTAGAAACAAGGatcaatatttcaatgatttgaaactgaaaaccATTTGCTCaagttttttcaattttggattttacattttcattaACTTTTCGCAATTTTTGTTAAACATATTTGATAAAGCGCCATATGAATATGTTGAACGTTTTGACAGATTAACAGGGTTGTTTCTACACATATTCTTAGTTTTTCAGAAATGGTTTGTTGAGTTGATTACCAATATTGATAGTTTTCCTCATACAACATCTTCTAGAAATGCTCGTCCTGGTTGTGGGACTACAAAAAAACTATAAGATGtaacaaaaatgagcaatcGAAAGCCACATTTCTCACACATGTATTTCTCTCACAGAGGTTGCTGATCTTTTGAAGGATCATGAAGTTCCTTAAAATcattcacttttcaaaagatatCATTTACACTTTTGGATcgattttggatgcttttttgTATCCGGACTTTCTGATTCGGAACGCCTACCCGCAAACGaataaaattatcaaaagccaaTGTATTAATTGAGTTATCCTGCTTTTTTAAGgaaatttatcaaaaagtcGACTTACAGCcacatcaaatatttgtattaCGCtattcaactttgaaaacttggACATGGCCATCTATCAATTTGTCTCTAAGCAAAAGGGAGAGGGATAATTGCTGGAAAGGTTGGAAACCTTCGAATTACACTTGAAGTATTACAGTGACGGAGTGACATAGTCGTCgaattcaaattgatgataatcACTTGAGGCACAACTTTTAAACTTGGAGATGAACGGATTTTCCGCGTCCTTTTTTACTGTTGGCATTTTAAGGCTGGTGAGTTTTGTGCGTTAGGTTGAGGTTTGTCGTTCTTATGCATCAAATGATGCAAGAATCTACCTGACTTCGCATTCTTAGATAATGAGAACACATGTGTATTGCTTGCACGGCAAACAAGTCTGTTTTCTATCAAACCAAGGATTTCTAAAGACTCTACCGTCGCTAGATTTGGTTTTGTACCCAAGTACAAACAGCGGAAAGTTTTCACTTTCTATTCATGGAAGTTACGATTGGCTGCAATAGTACTGTTTAAATCGATTCAGAGTTCAGAGTTGATTGTCACTTTGGACAAAAAGCCAACGAAAGCACGAGGGATTCGTGATTTTTGTCATGaatttcaaagcttttttcttaaaaaaaaccttaacTTGATATGAAATATGTGataatgaaatcaaattcattgtaGGCTTTATTTTGAGAGCACAAGTCTGCCACACCGAAATGAGTAACGTATCatataaatcataaacaaaGGGTAATCCGCCTCTTTTGTGCTAAGACCTTACTAGAAAAAGGCCGACTTGTAAACTTGAAACTAAACTTTGTGAGaatttcatactttttttcaacaaaatcttgGATGCCTGATCGGTAGGgttatcaaaattatgcattaaaaaggacctcaagatgcaaataaagatacaaaaaacaagcccaggattcAAATAAGGACACAAATATACAGTTCAAAGATGATTTATATTGTTATGGCATACTGAGTTATCTTAAACAATTTGTTAAACTAGACAGAAATATTCTAATATTGGTATGCTCAGATTCCAATGCATCAGCATCTGAACAGTAATCAAAGACTAAACTTCCAAAAGAACCACAGATATTGTCAATAGAACAACTTTGACTTGTGGGGTTTTGGGTGATAAAATATGCCCATTCAACATTTTCCACTGTTTCCAGACACTGTGTCCTAGGAAAGAGATGGCAAGCGGGGCCCTGAATTGTCAAGTACAGGCATACTTCATGGGCGCCAATTTCTCATTAATATGtgaaaatacaatttttttgGCACAATCAAAATCGGCCAAAAGAAGTCTAAAATacataaaaatgtgaacacGGTTTTGGGTGATAAAATATGCCCATTCAACATTTTCCACTGTTTCCAGACACTGTGTCCTAGGAAAGAGATGGCAAGCGGGGCCCTGAATTGTCAAGTACAGGCATACTTCATGGGCGCCAATTTCTCATTAATATGcgaaaatacaatttttttgGCACAATCAAAATCGGCCAAAAGAAGTCTAAAATacataaaaatgtgaacacggaccaaaaatgcaaatgatgcaatTAGAggttcaggatgcaaataTATGTTATTTGAATAGTCTGGGAATACCACTGATCAGGAAAatccatttgatgaaaataactGAGGGGTTCACAAATCCCGGTCACTGACACCCTCTGacaatcaagtccaaaaaatgaaaagcatgCCGTGCAAATATTGAAGGCCAATGCATGATCGTTCAAGAGTGGTCATGCCTAATGACCCATTCAACGTTAGCCAAATACAGGTGCcaatttgacattcaaatagtTGGTATGCTTTATCAGTACATTTCTTGAGCAAgagaacaaaaatgacaaagagCAGGGTTTTTGCATCTAAATAGGAACTAACTAAAAGATTGATTGTTGAAGAAACTACTAGCAGCGGTTATTGGCAGCTCAACTTCACCTTGTGGGGATTGGCGGTCttcgttcaaattttgatgattTAAATCTTGCTTAGTTTTAAGAAATAAAACACGAATCACGAATCACGAGTGAGTGACAAAAACTGATTTCTTCATTTACGTGAATGAGTATGACAAAAAGTCCGTCAACTGTCTCTTATTCTCGAACGAGTCCTCGTCCATCCTTTCTATCGAGTAAAATTGAATGCACGAAATAATAGCGATACACAATTTTATTGGAAACCCTGTTGGAGTCTTTTCGTCGTGCCTGGAGTTGCGTTGTATGTGGTGGTGAATAGATCAGAGGAATCTAGAAGTGCAA from Tigriopus californicus strain San Diego chromosome 1, Tcal_SD_v2.1, whole genome shotgun sequence includes the following:
- the LOC131886107 gene encoding uncharacterized protein LOC131886107 — encoded protein: MNIHPVYSAPGRLSSTFDNSHFKVQHVSPQFHSNLRSLRCLLFSMGREKIQCGQAYLNTDYFMAWEPSRQSKTIEILLQGDESLFDQDCRDLWENFGAKNHFSIVTSHKKFISKVYQRFRKCFPNVLEEQIVHHDDTKFSFIEVVGYTDRWVWQRNDTEIWRQAVEHHFQNSPHHPQYHSASSEVKFSFANKKDMKFVDMPIADLEESIIDMLACEWERGLAGSATATSSELATISPAYLKRYTKADRERVCGYLNEIDTSGL